From one Bombyx mori chromosome 5, ASM3026992v2 genomic stretch:
- the LOC119628531 gene encoding uncharacterized protein LOC119628531 yields MDALTSDIQEEAPWCMLFADDIVLVGEEGPEIQRRLAKWKERLENVGLKICRTKTKHMFCDFGGSSDFTQIALDGVSLPVCSDFKYLGSILQNDGNIDRDVANRINAAISVSMNKLCSGGDRCEGKKEMITDHLEIHI; encoded by the exons ATGGATGCCCTAACATCGGACATACAGGAAGAGGCGCCTTGGTGTATGCTGTTCGCCGACGACATTGTTCTCGTTGGAGAGGAAGGGCCTGAGATACAGAGGAGATTGGCAAAATGGAAAGAAAGGTTGGAAAACGTGGGTTTGAAGATCTGTCGAACAAAAACCAAGcacatgttttgtgattttggtGGTTCTTCAGACTTCACGCAAATCGCCTTAGATGGTGTATCCCTGCCAGTCTGCTCCGACTTCAAGTACCTCGGCTCTATACTCCAGAACGACGGCAACATAGACCGGGACGTCGCAAATCGAATAAACGCTG CAATATCAGTTAGTATGAACAAGCTTTGCTCCGGTGGCGATAGGTGTGaaggtaaaaaggagatgatcACCGATCACCTCGAAATCCACatatga